One genomic segment of Spartobacteria bacterium includes these proteins:
- a CDS encoding type II secretion system F family protein, giving the protein MSTYAYTGYDSGGKHCKGMVEAVSEKDARDVLFSTGVYVDRLQPVAGTGHGMSRSSLKTTLLADYYRELAVLLQAGLTLNAAFDVLLATPEWTAQFGLFAGIRDAMRDGASFCKAMEQMMPAMGTMDLALIRVGEQSGALADVLEKLAVYHEVQREVHERIRTAMIYPSVVMVMAVVIALLVLGVMLPRFTALLEEVRIDLPRASRVIISVGYFMGWMGALVPLLVAMGLVFWRKAGSSNPWCQRRRDMFFMRSAWVRKWTHPLYRMRFASAVSLMLHGGMPLLDAVLSASASTGNVLVAEMMEKEADAIRHGASFSSALRRVDVLNEGLPGWVQAGEASGALEALMLHASERYRREWERAVTRTLSWFEPVIILSVGLFVLFLALAILMPVMSLNSSIMP; this is encoded by the coding sequence ATGAGCACTTATGCCTATACCGGCTACGATAGCGGCGGAAAACATTGCAAAGGAATGGTCGAGGCTGTTTCTGAAAAGGATGCCCGCGATGTGTTGTTCTCCACCGGTGTCTATGTGGACCGGCTGCAGCCCGTCGCCGGTACTGGGCACGGAATGTCGCGCTCATCGCTTAAAACCACCTTGCTTGCCGATTATTATCGTGAATTGGCGGTACTGCTTCAGGCAGGACTTACGTTGAATGCGGCCTTTGATGTATTGCTTGCGACGCCGGAATGGACGGCGCAGTTTGGATTGTTTGCCGGTATCCGCGATGCCATGCGTGACGGCGCGTCGTTTTGCAAGGCGATGGAACAGATGATGCCTGCCATGGGAACCATGGACCTGGCGTTGATCAGGGTGGGGGAGCAGTCCGGTGCCCTGGCGGATGTGCTGGAAAAACTGGCGGTATACCACGAAGTGCAGCGTGAAGTGCATGAACGTATTCGCACTGCGATGATTTATCCGTCGGTGGTGATGGTCATGGCCGTGGTGATTGCGTTGCTGGTGCTGGGCGTGATGCTGCCTCGTTTTACCGCGCTGCTGGAGGAGGTGCGCATCGATTTGCCCCGTGCGTCACGCGTAATTATTAGCGTCGGCTATTTTATGGGATGGATGGGGGCCCTTGTTCCGCTGCTTGTGGCGATGGGACTGGTTTTCTGGCGCAAGGCGGGGTCATCCAATCCCTGGTGTCAGCGTCGGCGGGATATGTTTTTCATGCGATCTGCGTGGGTGCGTAAATGGACGCATCCACTGTATCGCATGCGTTTTGCGTCGGCGGTGTCCCTGATGCTGCACGGTGGAATGCCGCTGCTGGATGCGGTGCTGTCCGCGTCGGCATCCACCGGCAATGTGCTGGTTGCTGAAATGATGGAGAAGGAAGCGGATGCGATTCGTCACGGCGCCTCTTTTTCATCCGCCCTGCGTCGCGTAGATGTGTTGAACGAGGGCCTTCCCGGCTGGGTTCAGGCAGGCGAAGCATCGGGTGCGCTGGAAGCACTGATGCTGCATGCGTCGGAGCGGTATCGTCGTGAATGGGAACGGGCTGTAACGCGTACATTGAGTTGGTTTGAGCCCGTTATTATACTGTCTGTGGGGTTGTTTGTCCTCTTTCTGGCACTGGCTATTCTGATGCCGGTCATGTCGTTGAACAGTTCTATTATGCCTTAG
- a CDS encoding type II/IV secretion system protein, which produces MLDERNERLIDHGMEWIDHVDDASIDSALVSQISVDWTRKHRLLPVRYQDRIYGLGFEGSHFAALHDLGILLGDSVEPLLTGEAEWNRCVQASYFNRQNLAVTDEEVSDGGAGSRISDRQDQLDLFRTETTSPVSQLVNRYLMDAIRQNASDIHVEPGTDLVRIRFRIDGLLYEQGTVSKQMEAELISRLKVMGALDIAERRLPQDGMVKVSVGHETVDLRVSTVPAYHGERVVLRLLNTQTVLRPLDEIGMPGPLLSRFRDRLHRSYGAIWVTGPTGSGKTTTLYGALQELDLKHLNVMTVEDPVEYSLEGIGQISVKPKIGLTFAHGLRHILRQDPDVVLVGETRDLETAEIAVRASLTGHLVMSTLHTNDAVSAFVRLVDMGIPPYLVAASVQAVMAQRLIRRLCPFCRREIPSSSDKTGWQLTDAQRQAVTYEAVGCEKCRSGYHGRTGIYELVEAADPLLELVRSGAGMQAMLEQVISSHVPMMRDDGLDKVCAGVTSFDEVARVVGRDG; this is translated from the coding sequence ATGCTGGATGAACGGAATGAACGCTTGATAGACCACGGAATGGAATGGATTGATCATGTGGATGATGCCTCCATTGATTCGGCGCTGGTCAGTCAGATTTCTGTGGACTGGACGCGCAAACATCGTTTGTTGCCGGTGCGATATCAGGACCGCATTTACGGATTGGGGTTCGAGGGCAGTCACTTTGCCGCGCTGCACGATCTGGGTATTTTACTGGGCGACAGTGTTGAACCGCTGCTGACCGGAGAAGCGGAATGGAACCGCTGTGTACAGGCGTCTTATTTTAACCGTCAGAATCTGGCGGTAACGGACGAAGAGGTCTCTGACGGCGGCGCAGGTTCGCGCATATCCGATCGTCAGGATCAGCTGGATTTGTTTCGGACAGAAACGACGTCACCCGTATCGCAGCTGGTGAATCGCTACTTGATGGATGCCATTCGTCAGAATGCCTCGGATATCCATGTGGAACCCGGTACCGATCTGGTGCGTATTCGTTTCCGTATCGATGGCCTGCTGTATGAACAGGGGACGGTCAGTAAACAGATGGAAGCGGAACTGATTTCCCGTCTGAAGGTGATGGGGGCACTGGATATTGCGGAACGCCGCCTGCCGCAGGACGGTATGGTAAAGGTCTCCGTAGGTCATGAAACCGTGGATTTACGTGTGTCGACGGTTCCCGCGTATCATGGCGAACGCGTGGTGCTGCGTCTGCTGAATACACAGACGGTGCTGCGTCCTTTGGATGAAATCGGTATGCCCGGGCCTTTATTATCGCGTTTTCGGGATCGCTTGCACCGTTCCTATGGGGCCATATGGGTCACAGGCCCTACCGGCAGCGGGAAGACCACCACGCTGTATGGCGCCCTGCAGGAACTGGATCTGAAGCATCTGAATGTGATGACGGTGGAAGATCCCGTGGAATACAGTCTGGAGGGGATTGGTCAGATTTCTGTGAAACCGAAGATCGGTCTGACCTTTGCCCATGGATTGCGTCATATCCTGCGACAGGATCCCGATGTGGTTCTGGTGGGAGAAACCCGGGATTTGGAAACAGCAGAAATTGCGGTGCGTGCGTCGCTGACGGGGCATCTGGTTATGAGTACGCTGCATACCAACGATGCGGTGAGTGCCTTTGTTCGTTTAGTGGATATGGGTATTCCGCCTTATCTGGTGGCGGCATCTGTGCAGGCGGTGATGGCGCAGCGGCTGATTCGCCGGCTGTGTCCGTTTTGCCGCAGGGAGATTCCGTCTTCGTCCGATAAAACAGGCTGGCAGTTAACCGATGCGCAGCGACAGGCGGTCACCTATGAGGCCGTTGGCTGTGAAAAATGCCGCAGCGGATATCATGGACGCACCGGCATTTATGAACTGGTGGAGGCCGCCGATCCCCTGCTGGAACTGGTTCGTTCAGGTGCCGGAATGCAGGCCATGCTGGAACAGGTGATCTCCTCGCATGTTCCCATGATGCGGGATGATGGACTGGACAAGGTTTGTGCCGGGGTGACCAGTTTCGATGAGGTTGCCCGTGTTGTCGGACGGGATGGCTGA
- the gspD gene encoding type II secretion system protein GspD: MMKTCRSRGMHWLWMVLVCTGFMSAMAEERAIQFNFDQVDVRVLAKIVGQETGRQFVIGEEVNGRVTVVTPPQLPVDEVYPLFIGVLESIGYTVVNDGSLTRIVKAPGGARDPLGTIVSQADAMPSGGLVTRIFKINHVSAVDLRTAMESLSGGDKKGRIAVVPSANYLIVTDTVDNIQRMTRLIDEIDRSGRANAVEVIRLHYADADDVARQLTLAFAGADTASRKLSDHIQQVANGKGSLPSGVTIVPVHHANSVLVVGTVMEIEQVKGIVAEIDQDYSGNNGPLHAVFLKYIDAGDTAKTLTALIDKKAAKEDSSSISIEADAANNALVVDASGRDFEWVRQLIDQLDQIPHQVMVEVLIAEVSLGKGLNLGVEWSTIDSPQDGDVTLLGRSRPGSSDTITDYLSKGLFPQGMTLGVAKGLYTDATGNQVPLMPFLVTALAEDDNVKILSNVPLWAQNNKEATVSVVKNVPMLKSTVDKGSGTASDTIQNIERKDVGIVLTLKPHVNPDREITLELHPSIEAIIDEGTPGTYTPTFTRREVSTTVTVADRSTVAITGLIREDAIESTTKVPLLGDIPWLGALFRKKSSSCERTNLMIFVTPHIVTDASAAESMRDAWAKKTTLDQAITNVTVYTKFE, encoded by the coding sequence ATGATGAAAACATGTCGCTCGCGAGGAATGCACTGGCTGTGGATGGTGCTGGTTTGCACCGGATTCATGTCGGCGATGGCGGAAGAGCGTGCCATTCAGTTCAATTTTGATCAGGTGGATGTCCGCGTGCTGGCTAAAATTGTCGGTCAGGAAACGGGGCGGCAGTTTGTCATAGGGGAAGAGGTCAATGGCCGGGTGACGGTGGTTACGCCGCCGCAGCTGCCTGTGGATGAGGTTTATCCGCTCTTTATCGGTGTACTGGAGTCTATCGGATACACGGTGGTGAACGATGGATCCCTGACGCGCATTGTTAAAGCACCGGGCGGTGCGAGGGATCCGCTGGGAACCATTGTCAGTCAGGCCGATGCCATGCCGTCGGGCGGGCTGGTGACGCGTATCTTTAAGATTAATCATGTCAGTGCGGTGGATCTTCGTACGGCTATGGAATCATTGTCGGGCGGGGATAAAAAGGGCCGCATCGCTGTGGTGCCCTCGGCGAATTATCTGATTGTTACGGATACGGTGGATAATATTCAGCGTATGACGCGACTGATCGATGAAATTGACCGAAGCGGGCGGGCCAATGCGGTGGAAGTGATTCGGCTGCATTATGCCGACGCCGATGACGTGGCCCGTCAGTTGACACTGGCTTTCGCCGGAGCCGACACCGCATCCAGGAAACTCAGTGATCATATTCAGCAGGTGGCCAATGGCAAAGGCTCGCTGCCGTCGGGCGTGACCATCGTACCTGTACATCATGCCAACAGTGTGCTGGTGGTTGGCACGGTGATGGAAATCGAACAGGTGAAAGGCATTGTGGCGGAGATTGATCAAGATTATTCCGGCAATAACGGCCCCCTGCATGCGGTTTTCCTTAAATACATCGATGCCGGGGATACGGCGAAAACACTGACGGCACTTATTGATAAAAAAGCAGCCAAAGAGGACTCATCATCCATATCCATCGAGGCCGATGCCGCGAACAACGCTCTGGTGGTCGATGCATCGGGCAGAGACTTTGAATGGGTTCGGCAGCTGATCGATCAGCTGGATCAGATTCCTCATCAGGTGATGGTGGAAGTGCTGATTGCCGAGGTCAGTCTGGGCAAAGGACTGAACCTGGGTGTGGAATGGTCTACGATTGACAGTCCGCAAGATGGGGATGTAACCCTGCTTGGTCGTTCCCGTCCGGGCAGTTCCGATACGATTACGGATTATTTGTCCAAGGGCTTGTTTCCGCAGGGGATGACGCTGGGGGTGGCGAAGGGGTTGTATACCGATGCCACGGGAAATCAGGTGCCGCTGATGCCGTTTCTCGTGACGGCGCTGGCGGAAGATGACAACGTGAAGATTTTGTCCAATGTGCCGCTCTGGGCGCAGAATAATAAGGAAGCCACCGTCAGTGTGGTGAAAAATGTGCCTATGCTGAAATCGACCGTGGATAAAGGTTCGGGTACGGCCTCGGATACGATTCAGAATATCGAACGTAAAGATGTGGGTATTGTTTTGACGCTGAAACCCCATGTGAATCCCGACAGAGAAATTACACTGGAACTGCATCCCAGTATTGAAGCCATTATTGATGAAGGTACGCCGGGCACGTATACGCCGACTTTTACGCGTCGTGAAGTGTCCACCACGGTGACGGTTGCGGATCGGTCTACCGTCGCCATCACCGGCCTGATTCGGGAAGATGCCATTGAAAGCACCACCAAAGTCCCGCTGCTGGGTGATATCCCCTGGCTGGGAGCCCTGTTCCGCAAGAAGTCCAGCAGCTGCGAGCGCACCAATCTCATGATTTTTGTTACGCCGCATATTGTCACCGATGCGTCGGCGGCAGAGAGCATGCGCGATGCGTGGGCCAAGAAAACGACGCTGGATCAGGCGATTACCAATGTCACCGTTTACACGAAGTTTGAATAA
- a CDS encoding acyl-ACP--UDP-N-acetylglucosamine O-acyltransferase, whose protein sequence is MTASVHQSAVVHPDAVLGEGVVIGPYCVVGSQVRLGDHTELVSHVCVDGNTAIGSHCRIYPFASIGLKTQDLKYKGGNPGVIIGDRCEFREYVTVNAATYDGDFTQVGSDCLVMAYAHIAHDCKVGNEVIIANACALAGHIVIEDQVGVGGLVGIHQFVRLGRLSYIGGCTKITQDVPPFMMADGNPVAVRTINQVGMQRRGISADVQRSIKEAFRLLYRKNLTVKAAIEAMQDELPNSDELQYFIQFLKNAARGITR, encoded by the coding sequence ATGACTGCAAGCGTACATCAGAGCGCCGTTGTGCATCCCGATGCCGTTCTTGGCGAAGGTGTGGTTATCGGACCGTATTGTGTGGTGGGTTCACAGGTAAGGCTGGGCGATCACACGGAACTCGTGAGTCATGTCTGTGTCGATGGTAATACCGCCATCGGAAGTCATTGTCGTATTTACCCCTTCGCCAGCATTGGGTTGAAAACGCAGGATTTGAAATATAAAGGTGGAAATCCCGGTGTGATCATTGGGGATCGCTGTGAATTTCGCGAGTATGTGACGGTGAATGCCGCTACTTACGACGGCGATTTCACGCAGGTCGGATCAGATTGCCTGGTTATGGCCTATGCGCATATCGCCCATGACTGCAAGGTGGGTAATGAGGTGATTATCGCCAATGCCTGCGCGCTGGCGGGTCATATTGTCATTGAAGATCAGGTGGGCGTGGGCGGCCTGGTGGGGATTCATCAGTTTGTCCGTCTCGGTCGGCTGAGTTATATCGGTGGTTGTACGAAGATTACACAGGATGTGCCTCCCTTTATGATGGCGGACGGAAACCCCGTGGCGGTGCGCACCATCAATCAGGTGGGTATGCAGCGGCGTGGTATTTCTGCTGACGTGCAGCGTTCGATTAAAGAGGCGTTTCGTCTGCTTTATCGTAAGAACCTCACGGTGAAGGCGGCCATAGAGGCCATGCAGGACGAATTGCCGAATTCTGACGAATTGCAGTATTTTATTCAGTTTCTGAAAAATGCCGCCCGTGGGATTACCCGCTAA
- the fabZ gene encoding 3-hydroxyacyl-ACP dehydratase FabZ has product MMNMKTGERSMTTMNIQQIREILPHRYPFLLVDRVLDCDFENKTIKGIKNVTANEPFFQGHFPTEPVMPGVLQLEAMAQLGGILLNQVVDRKGVISYFTAINNAKFRRIIIPGDVMEMEVKLLKFRLRTAKVSGQILVDGQLACQADMMFSMAGE; this is encoded by the coding sequence ATGATGAATATGAAAACAGGAGAGAGATCCATGACAACAATGAATATTCAGCAGATTCGGGAAATTCTGCCGCACCGATATCCTTTTTTATTGGTCGACCGTGTGCTTGATTGTGATTTTGAAAACAAAACGATTAAGGGAATCAAAAACGTCACGGCCAATGAGCCGTTTTTTCAGGGACATTTCCCCACAGAACCCGTCATGCCGGGTGTCCTGCAGCTGGAGGCGATGGCGCAGCTGGGCGGTATTCTGCTCAATCAGGTGGTGGATCGAAAAGGCGTGATTTCTTATTTTACGGCCATTAATAATGCCAAATTCAGACGGATTATCATCCCCGGCGATGTGATGGAGATGGAAGTCAAACTGCTGAAATTCCGCTTGCGCACGGCCAAGGTATCCGGACAGATTCTGGTGGATGGCCAGCTGGCCTGCCAGGCTGATATGATGTTCTCCATGGCGGGTGAATAA
- a CDS encoding YkgJ family cysteine cluster protein, whose product MIPLSLVWAEIFLLRSKIQNASDASRPFSCKGCGLCCRWGGYVYLTDEDISMLAEALHISEEDVIAKWTQLSPNRQGLCLTGSKDEPCIFLEKNRCSIYDYRPKQCRDYPALWKTDILCPGFD is encoded by the coding sequence GTGATCCCATTATCTTTGGTTTGGGCGGAGATATTTCTCTTGCGCAGTAAAATACAGAATGCATCTGATGCGTCCCGGCCCTTTTCATGTAAAGGTTGCGGTCTTTGCTGTCGCTGGGGCGGGTACGTCTATCTAACAGATGAGGATATCTCGATGCTGGCCGAAGCCCTGCATATTTCTGAAGAGGACGTGATCGCAAAATGGACACAGCTGTCGCCGAACCGGCAGGGATTATGTCTGACTGGTTCCAAGGATGAACCCTGCATTTTTCTTGAAAAGAACCGGTGCAGTATTTATGACTATCGGCCTAAACAGTGCCGAGATTATCCCGCTTTATGGAAAACGGATATTTTGTGCCCCGGTTTTGACTGA